In Artemia franciscana chromosome 4, ASM3288406v1, whole genome shotgun sequence, a single window of DNA contains:
- the LOC136025852 gene encoding cytochrome P450 2L1-like isoform X1, whose translation MLLFVALSCTWILLTIMFIQSRRRKNFPPGPPPLPIIGTIPYMSRNLVQTFERLGKKYGDIISLQIGVFDAIVLNDYKIIRDAYKDDVMNGRPKFHFCDALCEGNNGILFAEGPEYEEIRRFTFKQLRQLGLGKSTLEDTIISEIKIIEDDFKKFIGVPTDIRNKFSVPVVNALWTITTGERFSNTDNRVHEVLDEVFMCMQTGGVACVRHLFPYLRHLPPLKRQAELRYLAAKHMKDLFNETINRHLEYESEDFVGLFLKQIKESGEGSPFHGKQGLLQLKIVLMDLFLTGADTTSTFLGWFFLLMAAHPDIQKKIQDEVDAHVGQERKPGLTDKHNLKYVEACIQEALRFISMAPVITHKVTDDKLFYGYDFKKGTLLFANIARAMRDPSVWEKPNEFYPEHFLNGRKVPDAFMPFGTGKRICIGESLARMELFLFITHLLQVFTFSLKDGDTACFEPINPNVLVLAPKPYEIVLKARY comes from the exons ATGCTGCTTTTTGTGGCATTGTCCTGCACATGGATTTTGTTAACAATCATGTTTATCCAGTcaagaagaaggaaaaacttTCCTCCTG gaccaCCTCCGTTACCCATCATCGGGACTATACCTTACATGTCAAGAAACTTAGTTCAAACATTTGAAAGgcttggcaaaaaatacgggGATATAATATCGCTTCAAATAGGAGTATTTGACGCCATTGTGCTAAatgattataaaataattcGCGACGCATACAAAGACGATGTTATGAACGGTCGcccgaaattccatttttgtgACGCTCTTTGTGAGGGAAATAACGGAATCCTTTTTGCTGAAGGACCTGAGTATGAAGAGATTCGTCGTTTTACCTTCAAACAATTAAGACAATTAGGACTTGGCAAGTCAACCCTAGAAGATACAATAATTTCAGAGATCAAAATTATTGAAGATGATTTCAAAAAGTTCATTGGGGTGCCTACAGATATCAGAAACAAGTTTAGTGTACCAGTTGTGAATGCATTGTGGACAATCACAACGGGAGAACGTTTTTCTAACACAGATAATCGAGTGCATGAGGTATTGGACGAAGTGTTCATGTGTATGCAGACCGGTGGAGTGGCATGTGTTCGTCATTTATTCCCATATTTGCGCCATTTACCACCGTTGAAACGCCAAGCAGAGCTTAGGTACTTAGCTGCAAAGCATATGAAGGACTTATTCAACGAAACCATCAACAGACACTTAGAATATGAGTCAGAAGATTTTGTAGGTTTATTTTTGAAGCAGATAAAAGAAAGCGGCGAAGGCTCTCCTTTCCATGGAAAACAAGGACTATTGCAATTGAAAATTGTCCTGATGGACCTGTTTTTGACAGGTGCTGACACAACATCCACGTTCTTAGGTTGGTTCTTCCTCTTAATGGCAGCTCACCCGGATATTCAGAAGAAAATACAGGATGAGGTTGATGCACACGTAGGCCAGGAGCGAAAACCAGGCTTAACTGACAAACATAATCTAAAATATGTGGAAGCTTGTATTCAAGAAGCTCTTAGATTTATATCAATGGCCCCAGTAATAACCCACAAAGTCACCGACGATAAGCTATTCTACGGGTATGACTTCAAAAAAGGTACTTTATTATTTGCTAACATAGCTAGAGCTATGCGAGATCCATCAGTTTGGGAGAAACCGAATGAATTCTATCCTGAGCACTTCTTGAATGGAAGGAAGGTACCGGATGCATTTATGCCCTTTGGAACAGGGAAGAGAATATGCATTGGGGAAAGTTTGGCAAGAATGGAGCTATTCCTTTTCATTACACATTTACTTCAGGTCTTTACATTTTCTTTGAAGGACGGAGATACGGCCTGTTTTGAACCCATTAATCCAAATGTCTTAGTCCTGGCTCCAAAGCCGTATGAAATCGTTCTTAAAGCGCGCTATTAG
- the LOC136025852 gene encoding cytochrome P450 2L1-like isoform X2, giving the protein MSRNLVQTFERLGKKYGDIISLQIGVFDAIVLNDYKIIRDAYKDDVMNGRPKFHFCDALCEGNNGILFAEGPEYEEIRRFTFKQLRQLGLGKSTLEDTIISEIKIIEDDFKKFIGVPTDIRNKFSVPVVNALWTITTGERFSNTDNRVHEVLDEVFMCMQTGGVACVRHLFPYLRHLPPLKRQAELRYLAAKHMKDLFNETINRHLEYESEDFVGLFLKQIKESGEGSPFHGKQGLLQLKIVLMDLFLTGADTTSTFLGWFFLLMAAHPDIQKKIQDEVDAHVGQERKPGLTDKHNLKYVEACIQEALRFISMAPVITHKVTDDKLFYGYDFKKGTLLFANIARAMRDPSVWEKPNEFYPEHFLNGRKVPDAFMPFGTGKRICIGESLARMELFLFITHLLQVFTFSLKDGDTACFEPINPNVLVLAPKPYEIVLKARY; this is encoded by the coding sequence ATGTCAAGAAACTTAGTTCAAACATTTGAAAGgcttggcaaaaaatacgggGATATAATATCGCTTCAAATAGGAGTATTTGACGCCATTGTGCTAAatgattataaaataattcGCGACGCATACAAAGACGATGTTATGAACGGTCGcccgaaattccatttttgtgACGCTCTTTGTGAGGGAAATAACGGAATCCTTTTTGCTGAAGGACCTGAGTATGAAGAGATTCGTCGTTTTACCTTCAAACAATTAAGACAATTAGGACTTGGCAAGTCAACCCTAGAAGATACAATAATTTCAGAGATCAAAATTATTGAAGATGATTTCAAAAAGTTCATTGGGGTGCCTACAGATATCAGAAACAAGTTTAGTGTACCAGTTGTGAATGCATTGTGGACAATCACAACGGGAGAACGTTTTTCTAACACAGATAATCGAGTGCATGAGGTATTGGACGAAGTGTTCATGTGTATGCAGACCGGTGGAGTGGCATGTGTTCGTCATTTATTCCCATATTTGCGCCATTTACCACCGTTGAAACGCCAAGCAGAGCTTAGGTACTTAGCTGCAAAGCATATGAAGGACTTATTCAACGAAACCATCAACAGACACTTAGAATATGAGTCAGAAGATTTTGTAGGTTTATTTTTGAAGCAGATAAAAGAAAGCGGCGAAGGCTCTCCTTTCCATGGAAAACAAGGACTATTGCAATTGAAAATTGTCCTGATGGACCTGTTTTTGACAGGTGCTGACACAACATCCACGTTCTTAGGTTGGTTCTTCCTCTTAATGGCAGCTCACCCGGATATTCAGAAGAAAATACAGGATGAGGTTGATGCACACGTAGGCCAGGAGCGAAAACCAGGCTTAACTGACAAACATAATCTAAAATATGTGGAAGCTTGTATTCAAGAAGCTCTTAGATTTATATCAATGGCCCCAGTAATAACCCACAAAGTCACCGACGATAAGCTATTCTACGGGTATGACTTCAAAAAAGGTACTTTATTATTTGCTAACATAGCTAGAGCTATGCGAGATCCATCAGTTTGGGAGAAACCGAATGAATTCTATCCTGAGCACTTCTTGAATGGAAGGAAGGTACCGGATGCATTTATGCCCTTTGGAACAGGGAAGAGAATATGCATTGGGGAAAGTTTGGCAAGAATGGAGCTATTCCTTTTCATTACACATTTACTTCAGGTCTTTACATTTTCTTTGAAGGACGGAGATACGGCCTGTTTTGAACCCATTAATCCAAATGTCTTAGTCCTGGCTCCAAAGCCGTATGAAATCGTTCTTAAAGCGCGCTATTAG